The genomic segment CTACCCGTTCGACATCCCGGCGGTGCGCGACCTCGAGACCCTCGACCTCGACCCGGGGGTGACGTTCTTCATCGGCGAGAACGGGAGCGGCAAGTCCACGCTCCTCGAGGCCATCGCGATCATCCTCGGCCTCAACCCCGAAGGCGGAAGCCAGAACTTCACGCTCGCCGAGCGTCCCAGCGAGTCCGAGCTGCATCGCTACCTGACGCCCATCCGCTCGCATCGGCGGCCGCGGCGGCGCTTCTTCCTGCGCGCGGAGAGCCTCTTCAACGTCGCCACCGAGGTGGAGCGGCTCGGGCTGATAGGGGACATGGCGCTCGGCTGGGAGGCGCTCCACGAGCGCTCGCATGGCGAGGCCTTCCTCTGGCTCCTCCGCGATCGCTTCCTGCCCGGCGGCCTCTACCTCCTCGACGAGCCCGAGGCCGCGCTCTCGCCCAAGCGTCAACTCGCCATGCTCACCCGCATGCACGACCTGGTGAACGGCGGCTCGCAGCTCCTCATCGCGACCCACTCCCCCATCCTCATGGCCTACCCCGGCGCCTGCATCTACGAGCTCGACGAGGAGGGCCTGAAGCGCGTCCGCTACGAGGACACCGAGCACGTGCAGATCACGCGCGACTTCCTCGCCCAACCAGCCCGCTTCCTGAAGCACCTCCTGGACGACGGAAGTGGGCGGTGAACGACGTCGGGGCCGAGGCCCGACCTCAGAAGCGCGCTCCGCCTTCGAGGGCGAGCGACCAGACCCCGCCGGCGTCGAAGGAGAAGCCGAGCGGGTCGATCACGTTGAGGGTGAAACGCGGACCGACGTAGCCGCCCTCGAAGTCGAGGTGTGCGTAGGGCGCGATGGAGAGCGCGCTGTTCGAGAGGTCGGTCTCGAGCATCGCGAGGTGGGAGAAGCCGATCTCGCCCCCCAGGGTCACGAGGGGATGCGGCTGACCCTGGATGTGGCCGCGCAGCTGAAAGCTGAACCAGTCGGGCTGCTGGGTGCGCCCGCGATCCACCCCGAGGATGCCGCCGATCGAGAGCGCACCGCCGAGC from the Sandaracinaceae bacterium genome contains:
- a CDS encoding AAA family ATPase; amino-acid sequence: YPFDIPAVRDLETLDLDPGVTFFIGENGSGKSTLLEAIAIILGLNPEGGSQNFTLAERPSESELHRYLTPIRSHRRPRRRFFLRAESLFNVATEVERLGLIGDMALGWEALHERSHGEAFLWLLRDRFLPGGLYLLDEPEAALSPKRQLAMLTRMHDLVNGGSQLLIATHSPILMAYPGACIYELDEEGLKRVRYEDTEHVQITRDFLAQPARFLKHLLDDGSGR